A region of Halococcus sediminicola DNA encodes the following proteins:
- a CDS encoding MaoC family dehydratase, whose product MAPSDPPYYFEDFDVGETFEFGSYTVTEEEIIEFAERYDPQPFHVDESAAQDSIFGELIASGWHTAAVCQRMLVDGIITDMASAGGRGVNELRWHKPVRPGDTLSLQMEIIDKHSSEGGSGVGHIHAKLTGFNQNDESVISWILLGMIERQRSTQ is encoded by the coding sequence ATGGCACCAAGTGACCCCCCTTACTACTTCGAAGACTTCGACGTGGGAGAGACGTTTGAGTTCGGCAGCTACACAGTAACGGAAGAGGAGATTATTGAGTTCGCAGAACGGTATGATCCGCAACCATTCCATGTTGATGAGAGTGCAGCACAGGATTCTATCTTTGGGGAACTCATTGCAAGTGGATGGCATACAGCAGCGGTTTGCCAGCGGATGCTTGTCGATGGGATTATCACAGACATGGCTAGTGCGGGCGGGCGCGGCGTCAATGAACTCCGGTGGCACAAACCGGTCAGACCAGGAGACACGCTGTCCCTCCAGATGGAAATCATTGATAAACACTCTTCAGAGGGTGGTTCTGGGGTGGGACATATCCATGCGAAGCTTACCGGCTTCAACCAGAACGACGAGTCCGTCATCTCTTGGATACTCCTGGGGATGATTGAACGACAGAGGTCAACTCAATAG